A portion of the Pleuronectes platessa chromosome 15, fPlePla1.1, whole genome shotgun sequence genome contains these proteins:
- the ca4a gene encoding carbonic anhydrase 4a, translating into MQSLIVPALLASCLWTLCTGAGDWCYQSQFTCDHQCNAPEKWNHANSNCAGKFQSPINVVTRKTLKDDRLTPFQFNNYQQIFRGTIKNNGHSVQVGVPHISTISGGDLPTIYKAVQFHLHWGHNGGPGSEHTIDGEQYPMELHIVHMKHQYTDLTTALSDPEGVAVLGFFYERSNSGNRKYDPVINALRSITTTNGNTSLSSISLTQLIPSEQNLTSYYRYKGSLTTPGCTEAVIWTLFETPIPLSMDQLRVFSELKFHDGKPMVGTFRPVQPLNGRQVFRSGSAVILASSALLVTAMATALGLSRPN; encoded by the exons ATTGGTGCTATCAGTCCCAGTTTACCTGTGATCATCAGTGCAATG CACCTGAAAAGTGGAACCACGCCAACAGCAACTGTGCGGGAAAATTCCAGTCGCCCATCAACGTCGTCACCAGAAAGACTCTGAAAGACGATCGTCTGACTCCGTTTCAGTTCAACAACTACCAGCAGATCTTCAGAGGCACAATCAAGAACAACGGCCACTCAG TTCAGGTTGGAGTTCCCCACATCAGCACCATCTCAGGTGGAGACCTGCCCACCATCTACAAAGCCGTACAGTTCCACCTCCACTGGGGCCACAATGGAGGGCCTGGCTCCGAACATACCATCGATGGAGAGCAGTATCCCATGGAG CTGCACATTGTTCACATGAAGCACCAATACACTGACCTGACAACAGCCCTGTCAGACCCAGAAGGAGTTGCTGTCCTTGGGTTTTTCTATGAG AGGTCCAACAGTGGAAACCGAAAATACGACCCAGTCATCAACGCCCTGCGAAGCATAACAACTACAA ATGGCAACACATCTCTGTCTAGCATTTCCCTGACACAGCTGATCCCGTCTGAGCAGAATCTGACCAGCTACTACCGCTACAAGGGCTCTCTGACCACCCCGGGGTGCACCGAGGCTGTGATCTGGACTTTGTTTGAGACCCCCATCCCTCTGAGCATGGACCAG CTGCGGGTCTTCTCCGAGCTCAAGTTCCACGACGGAAAGCCAATGGTTGGGACTTTCAGGCCGGTCCAGCCCTTGAATGGCCGGCAGGTGTTCCGGTCGGGAAGTGCGGTGATCCTGGCCAGCTCCGCCCTCCTCGTCACCGCCATGGCCACGGCCCTGGGACTGTCCCGTCCCAACTAG